GGGTCCACCCTCAGTTTTGACTTCCGTAGGTTGGAGGGAGAGCATTGAGGATTTGTTTGCTTAATGAGTTTCCTGGCCACGCTCCTCCGGGACCACACTCCGAGAAGCACTTGTGTAACTACGGTGGTAGGGGGCAAGTGCTTGGCTTAGTGATTGAGATACCAAGTGAGGTGCCTGCGTCCTTctttggagggcctgggtttaagtcctggctctggttcctgatccagcttcccgttaatgtgcaccctgggaggtagcagatgatggcttaaataatcGGGCTCCCacctcccaagtgggagacgtggattaTGTTCTTggcagctcttggcttctgccttggatccagccctggctattgtgggcatttggagaatgaaccagctggtggcaagtctctctctgtccttccaatACAAAAAAGTGTACTCTATGATGGAGGATGAGCCTCCAAGCGTAAGTTAAGAGTCTGACAGATGGAGGTGTCAGAGTGCTCTGGTCGTCCTGGGCCTCCATGGCCAGGTAAGAAGTATGGTGACCTCCTGGAGTatggtggagacctggaagagacaaGATCAGAATCAGGAACAGCATCCGGGCTGTTCAAGGAGGATCCCAGATCCAAGGGAGTGGTGACAAGGACAGGGTGCCAGCCACAGCCTCTACTCTCAGCACAgcgagggttttttttttttttttcccatgatactATTTTTCAAAGTAAAGATTGAAACCCGTGATGACTGGAGGTCAGGAGATGAAGTCATGGACTGCAACcagcattaaaaaacaaaaaacaaaaaacaaaaaaacaggaaaatgaaccagaagaaaatggcatttaaaaaaaaaaaaagagtttgttgaACATACCAAGGGTATGGTGTCTTCAGATTTGTTTCAGGTTGGTGTGGATCCACACATGAAAGCCACCTGGAACACGCGTGTGGGCTTCagtatggaagatctggaagccAGGGCTGTGTTTGTGGAACCAGCAGGGCTCTCCCCCACTGCAGCAACCATCCTAAGCCCCAACCCCGAGGCTCTGACGACCCCAACACAGAGAGGAAGtgctgaggggaggggagagagtcaGCCGAGTCCTTGTTGGGATGTATGAAGATGGCTTTCAGCTTGACCTTGTAAGGTGCTAGCACCAGGGAAGAGACACAGTGAGAAGATGTTAGGACGCATGGGGATGCTGGAGAGCAGGTGTGAGGTCAGTAACGTCTAAGAGAAATCCAAGGGGCaggcagtgagttaagccgctgcctgtgaagTCAGCATCCAGAtttggctcaagtcccggctgttccagttCCATTTGGGCTTTCTGTTAACGtacctgcaaaggcagcagaagatggcccaggtacttaggcccctgccaaccctgcttaggagacctggatggagttccaggctcctggcttaggccctgggccagacctggctctggtggccatttgggagtgaaccagaggacagaggctctccctttgcttttcaataagccgattaaaaaaagaagaagaaatctgaGGCCCAACAGATACAAAACCCAAATAGAacttgaggaagctcctgaagAGGAGGCAATGAGTTCAAGCTACAGAGGAGGAAATCGGCCCCACCTGGGACAGGAGTAGAGGTTGCTGGCCCTCTGTTTTCCAGGACACTTTGAGATCTGCACACACTGGCTCCTGGGCTCAACTTCACACTTTGTGTACGTCAGGGAGTCAGCACAGGTTTCACAGGACAGAGACTAAGAGATTGTGACAACAGCAGCATGGCCTCCTCAGACCTTGTCCTAATTCCCCACACCCCTccaccaggtggaagcacctgtgAGTTAGAAACCTAGcattggctggtgccacagctcactaggctaatcctctgcctgcagcgctggcacaccgggttctagtcccggttggggcgccagttctgtcccagttgctcctcttccagtctctctgctgtggcccgggagtgcagtggaggatggcccaagtgcttgggccctgcagccacatgggagaccaggaggaagcacctggctcttggcttcagatgggtgcagcgctggctgtagcggccatttggggggtgaaccaatggaaggaagacctttctctctgtctctctctcactttctaactctgcctgtcaaaaaaaaaaaaaaaaaaaaagaaagaaagaaaaggaaaaagaaaaaagaaacctagcATCTCCAGCCTACTTCCTTGCAAATCTTCAGCAAGAATTTTCATGGCGCTCTAATTGGGACTGAGTTTGGCATTAAAAATGCTACTTTCTGgagctggtggtgtggcatagcaggtaaagccaccacctgcaacactggcatcctatctgggtgctggtgcgagtcctggctgctccatttccggaaAGCAGCAGGGTATGcggcaagtgcttgggtccctgcgcccctgtgggaggcctggaagaagctcttggctcttggctttggcctggcccagcccaggctgttgccatttggagagtgaatcagtggatggaaaatctctttctccccacacccaaccccgcctttcaaataaaatacatctttaaattaaaaaaaaaaaaaagttactttctTCGTAAGATCTGGGACTGCGCTTGAAACTGAAGGCCCCTGTGTTGAGGCCTCATTCTGTTCAGATCATCACGTTTAATAGAGGAAGAAGCTGAGTGCACGAGCTCCCTGCTCAGGGACACAGAGAGCACACAGTGGCCATACTCAGACCCAGCGGCTGCTGTTCCAAGCTTCTCCTTGGAAGCTTCTAGCATTCCAGGCACAGGATATTCAACCCTCGGCTTTGTACCTGTGACAGTACCCTGGAAGCACCAGCCGCCTAGCACCATGGAACTGAGCTTCGATAACAGAATTTTCTATCCTTTTCCATTGAAAGGAAAAACTTTGTGTTTAAGCAATTTCCAGAAATGCACAGAGAAAAATGAAtggcaattaaaaaaacaaaacaaaacaatatataCTGTATGAGAAAGCttttgtgggggctggtgttgtgggtcatcaggttaaaccactgcctgtatgGGCAcgcctgttcaagttccagctgtttgacttccaatccagctccctgctaatgcacctggggaggcagtgaaagatggcccaggtccttgggctcctgctacccaagtaggagaccaggatagagttccaggcctctaggccattgtggccatttagggagccaGCCAGCAGCTTGAAGATTtcattctgtctcttcctgtctctgtcactccgcctttcagacaaataaaataaagcttttgtgGCCCTCTTTCCCTCAATCAATTAAATTCCATTGATGTCTAATTCCTTTTTAAGGGTGGATACAAATGTAAGGTCTAGAACCTTCCACAACTTCACCGCTGATTGCACCGCAAAATTCAGTCTTGGATTTCTCTTCCTGCTCCCTACGGATATGACACCAACGATTGTGTCTTATTTCCCTTCATCCACCCTgattgagacagagaaaggataaGCAGTAAGTGCTGTTGCAGATATCCACCCAGAGTGGTAATTATTGCATCATTATATTCGCTATTTTGCTTGTCATGTACCATTAGGAGGTAACAAGATCATTGTCAGTCAAAGATTGTGGAGATAATGAGAGCATCTATAGGTTAGCAGGAAATCAAATCGGTGCTGGTACCCGTCAATGCCGAGGCGCTGCATGTAATTAGAAGGAAAATATGCAAAGGTTGAGATGAATAAAGCCCCGGAGATTAAATACTGTGACTGATTTGAGAACGTGACTGTGCTGTGTTCTGACACCGCAGATGGCGACGTGGAAATAGGTGTACAATAGAAGGCAGTGAAGGCTGCCAGAAACAGCAAACAGGCTGCCAGTGGTAGTGTTCAGAAGGGACCAAGGACTGCCGGATTTGGAAAAACACAGTGTCTCATGGTTTCCAATCCagcagcttttctttgttgtctttTCCAGCCTGGACATCAGGCATGAACATGTAACGCAGTGCCAAGTGAAGAGGCCTTTATTAAACTTCGCTGCTCTGCCTATCGTTAGCCTAAGCTGCCAGGACACTGTCCAGTGGCCCGGCACTTCCCCAACACCCCTGGGGAGCTGCAGGagttcccagcccttcccccatcACAGATACAGAGCCCTCCTCACTCCCCCAAGGCCCAATCAGCAGCCACCCATAGCCCTTCTAACCTTGACCGCTGCCGGAGATACCAACACCATTCCAAACAATCTCATCCAAACAGTGACTTCAGGTCGATGCAAGAAAATTTAACAATcgtctttgaaaaagaaaaacaaaaacaaaaaatcagaagACAAGGAGAGGCTGGCAGTGACGAGGGATACGCCATGCGATCCTGACAGACGGGCCACGTCGAGACCGGAACAGGAAATAATCAGGATGAACGTTTAACATACAACTGACCGAGTCCACAGGCTAGAAGGCAAAGGAGCAAGCGAGCAAACACTTGGATCCCAGGTCCTACATCAGTCAGCCCGCTCACCAATGCTGACACGGCCAAGGCTCCTGCTTTGAGTTCTGACGTAGGTTTGAGACACCAATGGCACCTGCTAACTCGGCGCACGCGTGTTCACCGACAAAAATCCCAAAGTACCTTCCCAGGACTTCCACGGCAATGTGTTCAGCCGCGTACCACAAACACATTTCCACGGCCGACTGGGTAGGGCGCGAATGCTTACAGAACCTACTTGGAGGGCCACTCGCTGGGCCGGGCAGGGTGGCCGGCCACCGCGGGGGACGTCTGTTCTCACACAGGCTGCGTTGCAGGTGTTTCAAGAGCCCGGTCTTGCACAAGGGCGGCTTCCTGCCCAAGGTAAGGGTGGCTATGTCACACAAACAAGCAGCTGGAAGCTTAGTTCACATTTTTTAATAACATGGCACAGTTTACATTACACAAGAAGGCTTCGCCGATGAGAACATGCTGAAGATTCAGTtgcttcacttttctttttcacataGGATCTAGAAAGGACTTTATTACATACAGGAGAAACAGCAAAAAGGTCTGTATAGAACAATCTCTTTACAATACTGAAAGCTACCACTACAGTTCCAGTGTACATATTCCtcgggtgttttttttttttaagttgtcgtctttaaaaaaaaaaagaaaaaaaacaaaacaaaaacactgcacaACATCTGGAATTCACAAAGTCTGAAGCTCACAACTAAACCTTCAGTTTACTACTAAAATAGATCTCTGCTTATTAGAAACAATGGTCtgtagttaactttttttttttttgcaaaaacaggATAACAACGTCAGCACTTTAATATACTAGAAGACCAAATGGAACTAATTTTATTTCATACATGTATTTTACAGTCCAGTAGACAAGATATATTGTATTTCTCTGCTAGTAAAGTCATATTCTCTCCAAATATGTAGACAAGAGGCTTAATGGATTATAAAAGTATTATGAAGAGACGTTAAGATTGATGCAAACTCaaaaacacacgcacacacacgacTTCTCCTCTGCCGCCTTCCGCCCGCCGCGGCCCGACGTGGCTGCCGCAGAGACTGCCGGGAGCAGACCCTCCTCCCGGGAGCGCCCGGGGCACCGCGAGGCACGCCGGGAAGTGGGTCCCGCGAGGCACGCCGGGAagtgggccccccacccccaccccgggccccgGCGGCCACACGGAAAACACATCCATCATCTGAGAAAACGGGACGCTTTCTGTCAGGATCTGTTTGGGTGTCGTGAGCGCGGCTGGCGGCGCGGGGACGGGACGGGGAGCGGGTGCCCCTCGTGAGGCGGGTGCGTGGGTGCGTGGGGGACGCCACCCCGCCGCGCGCGCGCCCCCGGCCCCCGACCGCGGCTCGCGTCCTCCGTGACCTTCCTGGGGCCGCAGCTCCCCCGACCCCACCGCCCACCAAGCGGCAACTTCCGGTGCGGGTGCCGGCCTGGGGTCCGAGTTGCAAAAATCGGGATgttggaagaaaaaacaaaacgaaaccaACCAAACCAGGCAGGGAGCCCCGGAGCCGCGCGGCCATGGCCGGGCAGGGTGGGCCGAGGCCGGAGCCGGACTGGCCGGGGCAGGGAGGGCCGAGGCCGGAGCCGGACTGGCCGGGGCAGGGAGGGCCGAGGCCGGGGCAGTGGTGGGCCGAGGCCGGAGCCGGACGTTCATTGCATAGTTGAAGGGCGCGGCTGTCTGCGGGTGGCACGCGGCAGGGTGCACTCGTCTATTTACATCTGTACACAGTAAAGCTTTCGTCTTACCCTTTGCATATATGAACCAGTAGCTCATGAAGCACTctgtgcatttttttgttttttttttttgttattattattttttttacatgaCTATGTACACGGCCTGCCCGCCTCTCTGCgtgacggacggacggacggctGTcgtctccctcccccatccatcATGGAATCCGCGTGTGTCGTCATCTCCACTTTGGGATCAAATCAAAAAGCTTTATACAAGGAACGACAACGacagcaaaaaaaataataataataaaggaaaaaaatataaaggagCGGGAGACGTGAGAACAGATGACTTGGCTAAAAGGGctggaaaaaaatctcaacatATAATATACAAAACCATTTCAAAATCTGCACTGAGTCTGTACATTTCGGGGTGTTTTTTGTACAAGGGTGGGCGTGGCCGCGGcccgggtgggcggggcctcggcgCTCgggggccccgccccgcgccatGGACACTCGCACGCGCGCGGAGTTCTCGCGCATGCGCGCTGCCGAGTCTCGCGTGAGTTCGCCCGGGGCTTGGCGGGGCGGCCGCCGGCTCCGGGCTTCAGGCGCCTCTTACCGAGCTTCGATGTCCTTGAGGGTGTGGGAGGGGGGCCGGTCGCGGATCTCGGCCGACAGGGGCGTAGTCCTCCGCGGGGACACCGGGCGGCCCCCCAGCGTGGAGATGAGCGGGGGCGGCGCGCTGAGCGCCGCGGTGGGCGGCGTCTTGTTGAGGAGTCCGTTCTGGTGGCCCGCGGTGGGGCTGATGCGCGGGTAGTGCATGCTGGGCAGCCCCGGCGTGAGGAGGCCGGGGTGCGGCAGGTGCCCGTCCAGGGAGGCGGGGTGCACCGAGTGCAGCCCCCGCGTGTGCTCGTAGTCTTCGCGGAGCAGGTGCAGGCGCTCGCGCTCGTCCGGGTGGCCGCCCCGCTCGTGCTCGCGCCGCGGGTCCACGCCCAGCgccgggtggtggtggtggtggtggtggtggtagtcgTGTGGCTCCCGGTCCCGGAAGGAGCGGTCGGCCTCGTACAGCCGCGGCGCCGACAGCCGGTGCAGCGGGTCGTTGCGCAGCAGGAAGTCCCTGGCCAGCGGGTCTCTCCGGTGGATGTCCAGGTCTCGGTAGGGGTCCCGCAGGGGGTCCCGGATGGggtcccagtggaaggaagggtACGGGAAGCGCTCTCCCCCCGGGATGGGGCTGAGGCCCATGAAGGGGGTCATCATGCGAGTCCTGTCCAGGCTGCTGATGCTGTTCATGGGATGGATGCCCGCCACGCCCACCGTCATGGGCACGCTCGCCAGGGGCCCCGGGTGCACGCTGGCCGAGGAGCTGGGCGGGGGCGGCTCTGCGGGCCGGTGGGCCTGCGGGGCCTCGGGCGCCACGTCGTGCTCTTCCTTGCGTTCCTCCTTCACCTTGACCTCGGCGCTCTTCTTGGGGTTCTCGTAGGCCGGCTCGCTCTTGCGCGCCTCGGCCTCCCGGCTCGAGGTGCTGTTGGGCCTGGCGCTCTCCGCCACGGGGGCCCGCGCGTAGGGCGACGGCCCCCGGGCCAGCTGCTTGGCCTCTTCGCCCATGGCCCGCCCCTCGTGGCCGTGCCCGTCCTTGTCGGGCAGGTGGCCCTCCTTGGCCTTGTGCTCCTCGGCGCTCAGGTCCTTGCGGGGTTCCGagtggtctctctccctctctttgggtTTGTCTTTCTCGCGAGCCTCGGTGTTCAAATGCCCCCGGATGTGTTCGGCGGAGCTGCGGCTGTGTCCCAGGGCGTTCACCGGGAGGAGAGGTGCTGGTGAAAGGTGGCTGGAGTGTCTTTTCTCGACGCTTTCCCTGCGGGGAAGCAAGGGGAAGAGACAAGGGCGCACGTGAAATGGGCTTGTCAGCCTGGCAGGGTAGCCGATGAAATGGAGGTGACGACAGGACAGGCTGGGGTGTGGCTCCCCGGGTCACCGAGGCGGCCTGCGCGCCCTGGGCAGGGCCATCGGGCCGGCCACCCTGAACTGACTTACCCGAGATGTCAGGGGACGCTTCATGGGGGTGAAGTAGGAGGGATGAGGGTGAGGGGCGTAGTCTGAGGGGGGGGAAAAATAAGTCTAGCTGTACTTAAGACCCAGGTGCCTCGCTCAAGACCCCAGAGGACTTGCTTCCAGCAAGGCAGGATGGACCAAGGTGGGTAGGGAGAGAGTGATGTGGCAATACGGGCCTCTTCTGAGACTCGGGATCAGCCGGTGTTGGGGACAACGTTCTGGGGCCCACAAG
This sequence is a window from Lepus europaeus isolate LE1 chromosome 21, mLepTim1.pri, whole genome shotgun sequence. Protein-coding genes within it:
- the AUTS2 gene encoding autism susceptibility gene 2 protein, producing MFAPPTALPPPPPLTSGSLPVPGHPAGSTYSEQDILRQELNTRFLASQSADRGASLGPPPYLRTEFHQHQHQHQHTHQHTHQHTFTPFPHAIPPAAIMPTPAPPMFDKYPTKVDPFYRHSLFHSYPPAVSGIPPMIPPTGPFGSLQGAFQPKTSNPIDVAARPGTVPHTLLQKDPRLTDPFRPMLRKPGKWCAMHVHIAWQIYHHQQKVKKQMQSDPHKLDFGLKPEFLSRPPGPSLFGAIHHPHDLARPSTLFSAAGAAHPTGTPFGPPPHHSNFLNPAAHLEPFNRPSTFTGLAAVGGNAFGGLGNPSVTPNSMFGHKDGPSVQSFSNSHEPWNRLHRAPPSFPTPPPWLKPGELERSASAAAHDRDRDVDKRDSSLSKDDKERESVEKRHSSHLSPAPLLPVNALGHSRSSAEHIRGHLNTEAREKDKPKERERDHSEPRKDLSAEEHKAKEGHLPDKDGHGHEGRAMGEEAKQLARGPSPYARAPVAESARPNSTSSREAEARKSEPAYENPKKSAEVKVKEERKEEHDVAPEAPQAHRPAEPPPPSSSASVHPGPLASVPMTVGVAGIHPMNSISSLDRTRMMTPFMGLSPIPGGERFPYPSFHWDPIRDPLRDPYRDLDIHRRDPLARDFLLRNDPLHRLSAPRLYEADRSFRDREPHDYHHHHHHHHPALGVDPRREHERGGHPDERERLHLLREDYEHTRGLHSVHPASLDGHLPHPGLLTPGLPSMHYPRISPTAGHQNGLLNKTPPTAALSAPPPLISTLGGRPVSPRRTTPLSAEIRDRPPSHTLKDIEAR